Genomic window (Peromyscus leucopus breed LL Stock chromosome 15, UCI_PerLeu_2.1, whole genome shotgun sequence):
TCATATAAGTAAGGTAAATAATGACTTAGTAATAAGATTATGCGTTGAATATACTTATGCAAaagacataataaaattataatatacaaTAAACAGAACTATAAAATACCCCCCAAACAAAGGAAGTTTCACTTACATCCACAGCTCTCTTAATAAAAGGTATCTGTGTGCCACTGTCCAGATCTTCATTAATAATAAGCCTTCTAGCCCACTGACCTGCCCTGACAACACCACTACCATGAATTAAAACCATCAGTTTCTGTGGATTTGTCAAAGCATCCTCACTCATAAAGATAAAACTCTTTGGTTCACTGTCAGTGGCATCTACCTGtaatcaaaaaaaattaaataataaatgaaatgtttcttgAACATACACACAATGAGAAAACAACTAATGGCTACTACAAATTATTGAATGTGTattacaaaattattaaaaaaacttaaattagAAGATAGTCAAGAACATCTAGCAATCACATATTCAGTAGAAAGCAACATAAGAcagtaatttaaatataaaaacacatgaaaaagaataattaaaatatgcattcatacattttattatatacttAGTATTGTATTACCATCTAAAACTAAAATAACTAGTTTTTAAAAGCTTCCTGTAGTTCAGATATTATCCAACTGCTCTTTTCACCCACATTTACTCACAATCCATTTGAGGAGTCACTACCATAATAATCAtcaataaattaagaaattacATTTAAACAAACAAGTTATAGCTTATATTGCATGTAGTCTATAATTCTAAAACTGAAGCATATAGCACCTATAATAGAAAATGGAAAACCCATAGCTACTTAAATACAATAGTCAAAACAGTGTAAATAGTCAGATTGcatacatgggcacacacaaCAGTAACCTGTACATTCTGACAGCTTATCTATGTATCAGTTACTAATGCATTACTAATAAACAGGTGCTCAGCTAGATttcaaaaatacaagaaatatcaAGGAATGCCAATTTCTGAACCTTTTATGACATGTACAGCAAGCTCTgtgctggtctacacagtaatGTCTGGTACTCAGAATGGAAGCCATATACAACCAGGCTGAAACCAGAACTGACAACTAGGAATGTGTCCTCCacccacaaccacacacataagTGATCAATCTCTTGCTCATACTGCACCAGCTCGTCACTCCAGCAACAATGTATCTTCATACACTTATCAAAGTTAGAACAACACACACATTCTATTCCACAAAATGTTGGAATtcaatgcaaaatttaaaaatctaaattttccCAGTCATTCACAATgcacaggaatagaaaaataaacctaCTTTACTTTTAAAGCAATATTGATCTCATTACCTAATTCTGCTATTTGTGTAAACAGAACACAAAAAGCAACTGAATTAGTAGGAATAGCATGGGTTGAGTTTAAGAGTGGTTACTAGTGCTCAGCAAAGCCTTTCGTGTCTACAATTAACATCTCAAACATTTCACCATGAGTTCTCTAGTCCCTTTCACTGTCTTCTTCTGCTTCATAACACATATGGCAATCAAACAcaatgcattcatttattcatagatagatagatagatagatagatagacagacagacagtcaaatagatgatagatgtgtgtgcgcgcacgcgcgtgcgtgtgtgtactCATTCATCCTCTGCTCTCTCCACTACAATGTAATcctaagaaataatattttataatttatattcagcTACATTCTCAGTCTAGAACAGGGTCTAGCATCTTATAGGTACTCAGTAAATAAAGAACAAACTTTTGAAATATGGAATCTTACTATTGGTGATGTCCTTTAGatgcaaaaaatttaaaaaattcagagtATTAATATCTATAATAcacaaaaaactaaagaaattctaaatataacgtaacaataaaattttaaaatggactAGAGATCCAAATAAAGAGTTCtcaaaaaaagacattaaaaatgactgataaatatttttaaatgt
Coding sequences:
- the LOC114708345 gene encoding cotranscriptional regulator FAM172A-like isoform X3, whose translation is MKKDEPPLDFPDTLEGFEYAFNEKGQLRHIKTGEPFVFNYREDLHRWNQKRYEALGEIITKYVYELLEKDCNLQKISIPVDATDSEPKSFIFMSEDALTNPQKLMVLIHGSGVVRAGQWARRLIINEDLDSGTQIPFIKRAVDVSETSFVWGVFYSSVYCIL